The following are encoded together in the Phenylobacterium sp. NIBR 498073 genome:
- a CDS encoding OmpA family protein gives MRFSKPFAAAASALTLCLAAAPAYAQMDPASFKEHPVVKHYPGALIDSHDEKEFDATDLVVGYKPTPKPAIVRKEVEGRVYKTFYIHQGGVSALQVMRNYETALKAEGFTVVVSGKVAALPSMETARDGALFGAFTLERGGQPALYVNILIDPNVGEPVSRVVVVEPEQMKQVYAVDASKLYAGLAADGRIAVYGVNFETAKAVVSADSEPVLTQVRDMLTAHPELKLKIEGHTDNVGASAANLTLSQQRAAAVKAWLVKAGISQDRLTTAGHGDSQPVAANDTEDGRSKNRRVELVRAG, from the coding sequence ATGAGATTTTCCAAGCCCTTCGCCGCGGCGGCTTCGGCGCTGACGCTCTGCCTGGCGGCCGCTCCGGCCTACGCCCAGATGGATCCGGCCTCGTTCAAGGAACACCCGGTGGTGAAGCACTACCCCGGCGCCCTGATCGACAGCCACGACGAGAAGGAGTTCGACGCCACCGACCTGGTGGTCGGCTACAAGCCCACGCCCAAGCCGGCCATCGTCCGCAAGGAGGTCGAGGGGCGGGTCTACAAGACCTTCTACATCCACCAGGGCGGGGTCTCGGCCCTGCAGGTGATGCGCAACTACGAGACGGCGCTGAAGGCCGAGGGCTTTACGGTGGTGGTCAGCGGCAAGGTCGCTGCATTGCCGTCGATGGAGACGGCGCGAGACGGGGCCCTGTTCGGCGCGTTCACCCTCGAGCGCGGCGGCCAGCCGGCGCTCTATGTGAACATCCTGATTGATCCGAATGTCGGCGAGCCGGTCTCGCGGGTGGTGGTGGTCGAGCCCGAACAGATGAAGCAGGTCTATGCGGTCGATGCGTCCAAGCTCTACGCCGGGCTCGCCGCCGATGGCCGCATTGCGGTCTATGGCGTCAACTTCGAGACCGCCAAGGCCGTCGTCAGCGCCGACTCCGAGCCGGTCTTGACCCAGGTCCGCGACATGCTGACCGCCCATCCCGAGCTCAAGCTGAAGATCGAGGGACACACCGATAATGTCGGCGCTAGCGCGGCCAACCTGACGCTATCCCAACAGCGCGCCGCGGCGGTGAAGGCCTGGCTGGTCAAGGCCGGGATCTCGCAGGATCGCCTTACGACCGCCGGCCATGGGGACAGTCAGCCGGTGGCGGCCAACGACACCGAGGATGGCCGCAGCAAAAATCGGCGTGTCGAGCTGGTGCGCGCCGGGTGA
- a CDS encoding TetR/AcrR family transcriptional regulator — protein MGDRDARRAELLNAAIAVIEEEGFAGASLRKVAQRAGCTTGAVTYYFANKEAMMTAVIESRFDVFDTLLGKGDAQIDLRAGFERWLDLTRSDMGGGWVAGLQLLAHAQHDPALAAVYQRRYGRYRRRFATMLEEGQQRGVIRNDIPAELLADHLSAMGDGWMMLLPIEADRFEPARITALLDSMIAMVSPPGAGPASKPAGLGGAGARLRAHSTY, from the coding sequence GTGGGCGACCGGGACGCCCGGCGCGCGGAGCTGCTGAACGCGGCGATCGCGGTGATCGAGGAGGAGGGCTTCGCGGGGGCGTCCCTGCGCAAGGTCGCGCAGCGCGCCGGCTGCACGACGGGTGCGGTGACCTATTATTTCGCCAACAAGGAGGCGATGATGACGGCGGTGATCGAGAGCCGCTTCGACGTCTTCGACACCCTGCTGGGTAAGGGTGACGCGCAAATCGACCTGCGCGCCGGCTTCGAGCGCTGGCTGGACCTGACCCGGTCCGACATGGGCGGCGGCTGGGTGGCGGGGCTGCAGCTGCTGGCGCATGCGCAGCACGACCCGGCGCTCGCGGCGGTCTACCAGCGGCGCTACGGCCGCTATCGTCGGCGGTTCGCGACCATGCTGGAGGAGGGCCAGCAGCGCGGCGTGATCCGGAACGACATCCCCGCCGAGCTGCTGGCCGACCACCTCAGCGCCATGGGCGACGGCTGGATGATGTTGTTGCCTATCGAGGCTGATCGCTTCGAGCCCGCCCGCATCACGGCACTGCTCGATTCGATGATCGCCATGGTTTCGCCGCCTGGCGCTGGGCCCGCGAGTAAGCCAGCCGGGCTAGGCGGCGCCGGCGCGCGGCTGCGCGCCCATTCAACATACTGA
- the katG gene encoding catalase/peroxidase HPI, with amino-acid sequence MDDASPLNDPRKERGALRSLLGRTNRDWWPNHLSLEILRTDDPMGADFNYAEAFKALDYQAVKRDLTALMTDSQPWWPADYGHYGPFFIRMAWHSAGTYRTGDGRGGANSGQQRFAPLNSWPDNGNLDKARRLLWPIKQKYGANLSWADLMILAGNVAIESMGGPVFGFGGGRADVWEPERDVYWGTEELWVGQEGNETRIQPEKNMVLESPLAAIQMGLIYVNPEGPGGVADALASARDIRETFHRMGMTDEETVALTAGGHTFGKAHGAGDASKVGAAPEGADIAQQGLGWQSGHESGMGDHTITSGLEGPWTPTPIKWDNTFFHMLLDYEYELVRSPAGAKQWQPVNQKPEDMAPGAHSPDRRVPTMMTTADMALKIDPGFRKISEAFRNDPAHFADAFARAWFKLCHRDMGPKARYLGPEVPAEDLIWQDPVPAQKGPVIDAADIKALKDKIAGSGLSVAELVSTAWASASTYRGSDHRGGANGGRIRLAPQKDWEVNEPAKLAKVLKAYEGIKAGFDGAKTVSIADLIVLGGSVGIEKAAAAAGYKIEVPFTPGRTDASQEQTDVEGFAVLEPRVDGFRNYLQVAFNVPTEELLVDRAQLLGLSAPQMTVLVGGLRVLGANTGGSKHGVLTTRPGQLTNDFFVNLLDMKTAWKAIDGHGDELFLGTDRQTKAERWTATRTDLVFGSNSQLRALSEVYASADAGEKFVKDFVAAWTKVMNADRFDLA; translated from the coding sequence ATGGATGACGCATCCCCGCTCAATGACCCGCGCAAGGAACGCGGCGCGCTGCGCTCGCTGCTCGGTCGCACCAATCGGGACTGGTGGCCGAACCACCTCTCCCTGGAGATTCTCCGAACCGACGACCCCATGGGCGCGGACTTCAACTATGCCGAAGCCTTCAAGGCGCTCGACTATCAGGCCGTGAAGCGTGACCTGACTGCGTTGATGACCGACAGCCAACCCTGGTGGCCGGCCGACTACGGCCACTACGGCCCGTTCTTCATCCGCATGGCCTGGCACAGCGCCGGCACCTACCGCACCGGCGACGGCCGCGGCGGCGCAAACTCGGGCCAGCAACGGTTCGCGCCGCTGAACTCGTGGCCGGACAACGGCAACCTGGACAAGGCCCGCCGCCTGCTTTGGCCGATCAAGCAGAAGTACGGCGCCAACCTCTCGTGGGCCGACCTGATGATCCTGGCCGGCAACGTGGCCATCGAGTCCATGGGCGGCCCGGTGTTCGGCTTCGGCGGCGGCCGCGCCGACGTCTGGGAGCCCGAGCGCGACGTCTACTGGGGCACCGAAGAGCTGTGGGTCGGCCAGGAAGGCAACGAGACCCGCATCCAGCCTGAGAAGAACATGGTGCTGGAAAGCCCGCTGGCGGCGATCCAGATGGGCCTGATCTACGTCAATCCGGAAGGCCCCGGCGGCGTGGCCGACGCCTTGGCGTCCGCCCGCGACATCCGCGAGACCTTCCACCGGATGGGCATGACCGACGAGGAGACCGTCGCTCTGACGGCCGGCGGCCACACCTTCGGCAAGGCGCACGGGGCCGGCGACGCCTCCAAGGTCGGAGCCGCTCCGGAAGGCGCCGACATCGCCCAGCAGGGCCTGGGCTGGCAGAGCGGCCACGAGAGCGGGATGGGCGACCACACCATCACCTCGGGGCTGGAAGGCCCCTGGACCCCCACGCCGATCAAGTGGGACAACACCTTCTTCCACATGCTGCTCGACTACGAGTACGAGCTGGTGCGCAGCCCCGCCGGGGCCAAGCAGTGGCAGCCGGTCAATCAGAAGCCAGAAGACATGGCGCCCGGGGCCCACAGCCCCGACCGCCGCGTGCCGACCATGATGACCACGGCCGACATGGCCCTGAAGATCGATCCTGGATTCCGCAAGATCTCTGAGGCCTTCCGCAACGACCCGGCCCACTTCGCCGACGCCTTCGCCCGCGCTTGGTTCAAGCTCTGCCACCGGGACATGGGCCCGAAGGCGCGCTACCTCGGCCCGGAAGTGCCAGCCGAAGACCTGATCTGGCAGGATCCGGTCCCGGCCCAGAAAGGCCCGGTCATCGATGCGGCCGACATCAAGGCGCTGAAGGACAAGATCGCCGGCTCAGGCCTTTCCGTGGCCGAACTGGTCTCGACCGCCTGGGCCTCGGCCTCGACCTATCGCGGGTCCGACCATCGCGGCGGCGCCAATGGCGGCCGTATCCGACTGGCGCCCCAGAAGGACTGGGAGGTCAACGAGCCGGCCAAGCTCGCCAAGGTTCTCAAGGCCTATGAAGGCATCAAGGCCGGGTTCGACGGCGCCAAGACCGTCTCGATCGCCGACCTCATCGTCCTCGGCGGCTCCGTCGGTATCGAAAAGGCCGCCGCCGCCGCCGGTTACAAGATCGAGGTTCCGTTCACGCCGGGCCGCACCGACGCCTCGCAGGAGCAGACCGACGTCGAGGGCTTCGCGGTTCTTGAGCCGCGGGTCGACGGCTTCCGCAACTATTTGCAGGTGGCCTTCAACGTCCCGACCGAAGAACTGCTGGTCGACCGCGCCCAGTTGCTCGGCCTCTCGGCCCCGCAAATGACCGTGCTGGTCGGCGGGCTGCGGGTGCTGGGCGCCAACACAGGCGGCAGCAAGCACGGGGTGCTCACCACTCGGCCAGGCCAGCTGACCAACGACTTCTTCGTCAACCTGCTGGACATGAAGACCGCCTGGAAGGCGATCGACGGCCACGGCGACGAGCTGTTCCTCGGCACGGATCGCCAGACCAAGGCCGAGCGTTGGACCGCCACCCGCACCGACCTGGTGTTCGGCTCCAACTCCCAGCTGCGCGCCCTCTCCGAGGTCTACGCCTCGGCCGACGCGGGCGAGAAGTTCGTCAAAGACTTTGTCGCGGCCTGGACCAAGGTCATGAACGCCGACCGCTTCGACCTCGCCTAA
- a CDS encoding sulfatase-like hydrolase/transferase yields MKRRWKWLGASVLVLAAGAGLAAANRTTILSMVARAQMPPVEDNRAVTWAQGPQAPADGERPPNVVFILADDLGYNDITINGGGVANGAVPTPNIDAIGQQGVVFAAGYAGNATCAPSRAAILTGRYPTRFGFEFTPAPVAFERMVGTEAEPGALVKPKFFADRIKDMPPGSTARNPAAVNELSMPSGEITIAEVLKTRGYHTVHLGKWHLGGKKGSRPEDQGFDESLGFIAGGSMFLPEKDPNVVNSKQDWDAIDRFLWPNLPYGVQFNGSPMFRPRGYMTDYLGDEAVKAIKANRNRPFFLYFAPNAIHTPLQATRADYDALPQIKDHRTRVYGAMTRNLDANIGKILQALKDEGLDQNTLVIFSSDNGGAGYVGLPDVNKPYRGFKSTFFEGGVRTPFFMRWPGAIQPGSTYRYPVGHIDIFATAAAAGGAALPSDRPIDGVDLLPHVQGKNPARPHQTLFWRSGQYKAVLDGDWKLQVNGARDKVWLYDLASDPTEQRDLAAAQPEKVKTLKDLIARQDSQSVKPIWPSLLQGPVFVDKPGGVPQKAGDEYILWDN; encoded by the coding sequence ATGAAGCGGCGTTGGAAGTGGCTGGGCGCGTCGGTGCTGGTGCTGGCGGCGGGGGCCGGGCTGGCGGCGGCCAACCGCACGACGATCCTGTCGATGGTCGCCCGCGCGCAGATGCCGCCGGTCGAGGACAACCGCGCCGTGACCTGGGCCCAGGGACCGCAGGCGCCGGCCGACGGCGAACGGCCGCCGAACGTGGTGTTCATCCTGGCCGACGACCTCGGCTACAACGACATCACCATCAACGGGGGCGGGGTGGCCAACGGCGCCGTGCCGACGCCCAATATCGACGCCATCGGCCAGCAGGGCGTGGTGTTCGCGGCGGGCTACGCCGGCAACGCCACCTGTGCGCCGTCGCGGGCGGCGATCCTGACCGGCCGCTACCCGACTCGTTTCGGCTTCGAGTTCACGCCGGCCCCGGTGGCCTTCGAGCGCATGGTCGGCACCGAGGCCGAGCCCGGCGCGCTCGTGAAACCGAAGTTCTTCGCCGACCGCATCAAGGACATGCCGCCCGGCAGCACCGCGCGCAATCCGGCCGCGGTCAACGAACTCAGCATGCCGTCCGGCGAGATCACCATCGCCGAAGTGCTGAAGACGAGGGGCTACCACACTGTCCATCTGGGCAAGTGGCACCTGGGCGGCAAGAAGGGCTCGCGGCCCGAAGATCAGGGTTTCGACGAGAGCCTGGGCTTCATCGCCGGCGGCTCGATGTTCCTGCCGGAGAAGGACCCGAACGTCGTCAATTCGAAGCAGGACTGGGACGCCATCGACCGCTTCCTGTGGCCGAACCTGCCCTATGGCGTGCAGTTCAACGGCTCGCCGATGTTCCGGCCGCGCGGCTACATGACCGACTATCTGGGCGACGAGGCGGTGAAGGCGATCAAGGCCAACCGCAACCGGCCGTTCTTCCTCTACTTCGCGCCGAACGCGATCCACACGCCGCTACAGGCGACCAGGGCCGACTACGACGCCCTCCCGCAGATCAAGGACCACCGCACGCGCGTCTACGGCGCCATGACCCGCAACCTCGACGCCAACATCGGCAAGATCCTCCAGGCGCTGAAGGACGAGGGGCTGGACCAGAACACCCTGGTGATCTTCTCCAGCGACAACGGCGGGGCCGGCTATGTCGGGCTGCCGGACGTCAACAAGCCCTATCGCGGCTTCAAGTCGACCTTCTTCGAGGGCGGGGTGCGCACCCCGTTCTTCATGCGCTGGCCGGGGGCTATCCAGCCGGGATCGACCTATCGCTATCCGGTCGGGCACATCGACATCTTCGCCACCGCCGCGGCGGCGGGCGGGGCGGCGCTGCCGAGCGATCGGCCGATCGACGGCGTCGACCTGCTGCCGCACGTACAGGGCAAGAACCCGGCGCGGCCGCACCAAACGCTGTTCTGGCGCTCGGGCCAGTACAAGGCCGTGCTCGACGGCGACTGGAAGCTGCAGGTCAACGGCGCGCGCGACAAGGTCTGGCTCTACGACCTGGCCAGCGATCCGACCGAGCAGCGCGACCTGGCCGCCGCCCAGCCGGAGAAGGTCAAGACGCTGAAGGACCTGATCGCCCGCCAGGACTCCCAGAGCGTCAAGCCGATCTGGCCCTCGCTGCTGCAAGGGCCGGTGTTCGTCGACAAGCCGGGCGGCGTTCCTCAGAAGGCTGGCGACGAATACATCCTCTGGGACAACTGA
- a CDS encoding DUF1330 domain-containing protein: MNVVNAVYPPHEQAMEFFGSAEDGPFVMVNLLKFKPRAEYADGADGHLTGAEAYARYADEVRKLVEGLGGKVRYGGHVTGLLIGEVEDLWDMIALAEYPSLAAFQQMAMSPQMHAIEHHRTAGLAGQLNIRTKPGAGF; encoded by the coding sequence ATGAACGTCGTCAACGCCGTCTACCCGCCCCACGAACAGGCGATGGAGTTCTTTGGAAGCGCCGAGGACGGCCCCTTCGTCATGGTCAACCTGCTGAAATTCAAGCCCAGGGCGGAGTACGCCGATGGCGCCGACGGCCATCTGACCGGAGCCGAGGCCTATGCCCGCTACGCCGATGAGGTGCGCAAGCTGGTCGAGGGTCTCGGCGGCAAGGTTCGCTACGGCGGCCATGTCACCGGCTTGCTGATCGGCGAGGTCGAGGATCTCTGGGATATGATCGCCCTGGCCGAATACCCCTCGCTTGCCGCCTTCCAGCAGATGGCGATGTCGCCGCAGATGCACGCCATCGAGCATCACCGCACCGCGGGCTTGGCCGGACAGCTGAACATCCGCACCAAGCCTGGCGCCGGGTTCTAG
- a CDS encoding haloalkane dehalogenase, translating into MRILRTPDERFAALPDWPYAPRYHEITNADGTALRLHYVDEGPRDGAPVLLLHGEPSWAYLYRKVIAGLVAKGCRVIAPDLIGFGRSDKPADRADYTYERHVAWMSAWLTDLDLKGLTLFCQDWGGLIGLRLVAAFPERFAGVVVANTGLPTGGGMTDGFKAWLTFSQSVPQMPIGMLINAGTVRDLSPDEVAAYDAPYPDESYKEGARQFPALVPVTPEHASVAENLEAWKVLERFERPLVTAFSDGDPITKGGEAPFQARVPGAQGQPHVTLHGGHFLQEDSPDAIVEVIAGLINRRG; encoded by the coding sequence ATGCGGATCCTGCGCACCCCGGACGAACGTTTCGCCGCCCTGCCCGACTGGCCCTATGCGCCGCGCTATCACGAGATCACGAATGCGGACGGTACGGCCCTGCGCCTGCACTATGTCGACGAAGGCCCACGCGACGGCGCGCCGGTCCTGCTGCTGCACGGCGAGCCGTCCTGGGCCTACCTCTATCGCAAGGTGATCGCCGGCCTGGTCGCCAAGGGCTGCCGGGTGATCGCGCCTGACCTCATCGGCTTCGGCCGCTCCGACAAGCCGGCCGACCGCGCCGACTACACCTACGAGCGGCACGTGGCCTGGATGAGCGCCTGGCTGACCGACCTGGACCTGAAGGGGCTGACGCTGTTCTGCCAGGACTGGGGCGGACTGATCGGCCTGAGGCTGGTCGCCGCCTTCCCCGAGCGGTTCGCCGGCGTCGTCGTGGCCAACACCGGCCTGCCGACCGGCGGCGGCATGACCGACGGCTTCAAGGCCTGGCTCACCTTCAGCCAGTCGGTCCCGCAGATGCCGATCGGCATGCTGATCAACGCCGGCACGGTCCGCGACCTGTCGCCGGACGAGGTCGCCGCCTACGACGCCCCCTATCCGGATGAGAGCTACAAAGAGGGCGCGCGCCAGTTCCCGGCGCTGGTCCCGGTGACGCCCGAGCACGCCTCAGTCGCCGAGAACCTCGAGGCCTGGAAGGTGCTGGAGCGCTTCGAGCGGCCGCTGGTCACCGCCTTCAGCGACGGCGACCCGATCACCAAGGGCGGCGAGGCCCCGTTCCAGGCCCGCGTGCCCGGCGCCCAGGGCCAGCCGCACGTCACCCTGCACGGCGGCCACTTCCTGCAGGAAGACAGCCCCGACGCCATCGTCGAGGTGATCGCCGGCCTTATCAACCGCCGCGGCTAG
- a CDS encoding MBL fold metallo-hydrolase: protein MARGWKIGLAVAAAVVVAAAGVWAFRGQIAVAAMERTFDKAMAPDFYSDLPDGLHVGLCGSGSPMPDPGRAGPCTVVLAGRQLFVIDAGAGGTKNLALMNLPPGRVDAVLLTHLHSDHIDDLGELMLQRWAGGGRTAPVPVYGPLGVDKVVAGFQDAYLIDRGFRIAHHGEKVTPPSGFGGTAHPFEAPRNGPDVVLIETPDLKVTAFPVEHAPVEPAVGYKFVYKGRSVVISGDTSVSARVEAAAKDADVLVHEALAPNLVAIQNRAAAEHGRTNLTAITHDILSYHTAPEDAARIAERAGARYLLLTHIIPPLPIRALEGPFLGDSRKVYSGQLRVGHDGDLISLPAGSDEIGYTNRLAIFQ from the coding sequence ATGGCGCGTGGATGGAAAATCGGCCTGGCCGTAGCGGCGGCCGTCGTGGTCGCGGCGGCCGGCGTCTGGGCCTTCCGGGGCCAGATCGCGGTGGCGGCGATGGAGCGCACCTTCGACAAGGCGATGGCCCCCGATTTCTATTCGGACCTGCCGGACGGCCTGCACGTCGGGCTGTGCGGCTCGGGCTCGCCGATGCCGGATCCCGGACGGGCCGGGCCCTGCACGGTGGTGCTGGCCGGCCGCCAGCTGTTCGTCATCGACGCGGGGGCGGGGGGCACGAAGAACCTCGCCCTGATGAACCTGCCGCCGGGCAGGGTCGATGCGGTGCTGCTGACCCACCTGCACTCCGACCACATCGACGACCTGGGCGAGCTGATGCTGCAGCGCTGGGCCGGCGGCGGGCGCACCGCGCCGGTTCCGGTCTACGGCCCACTGGGCGTCGACAAGGTCGTGGCGGGGTTCCAGGACGCCTATCTGATCGACCGCGGGTTCCGCATCGCCCACCACGGTGAAAAGGTCACCCCGCCGAGCGGGTTCGGCGGGACGGCCCATCCGTTCGAGGCGCCGCGCAACGGACCGGACGTGGTGCTGATCGAGACCCCGGACCTGAAGGTCACCGCCTTCCCGGTCGAGCATGCGCCGGTGGAGCCGGCGGTCGGCTACAAGTTCGTCTACAAGGGCCGCAGCGTGGTGATCAGCGGCGACACCTCGGTCTCGGCGCGGGTCGAGGCGGCCGCCAAGGACGCCGACGTTCTGGTGCATGAAGCGCTGGCCCCCAACCTGGTCGCCATTCAGAACCGGGCCGCCGCCGAGCACGGGCGCACGAACCTGACGGCCATCACCCACGATATCCTGTCGTATCACACGGCTCCGGAGGACGCGGCGCGGATCGCCGAGCGCGCGGGCGCGCGCTATCTGCTGCTGACCCACATCATCCCGCCTCTGCCGATCCGGGCGCTGGAAGGGCCGTTCCTGGGCGACTCCCGCAAGGTCTATTCCGGCCAACTGCGGGTCGGGCACGACGGCGACCTGATCAGCCTGCCGGCCGGGAGCGACGAGATCGGCTACACTAATCGCCTGGCGATCTTCCAATAG
- a CDS encoding glutathione S-transferase family protein: protein MKDPIALSGAPGSPYTRKMLAVLRYRRIPYRFLPASGPALAGLPQPKVSLLPTFYLPDKNGELAAVTDSSPIIRRLEREHGGRSLIPDDPALAFLDELIEDYADEWLTKAMFHYRWAYEADIAKAAAILPCWRGFCVPDEELAARGRHFAERQIGRLRYVGSNSVTGPLIEASYQRFLAAFEAHLRHWPYLLGRRPGAGDFAVFGQLTQLAAFDPTPMALTLRAAPRVAAWVGLMEDLSGLEPDQEDWIDPAAPPPTLAPLLAEIGRGYVPVMLANAQAVMAGAAEVEASVEGRPWSQQPFPYQAKCLRWLRESHGKLDVEARDLVDALLAGTGCETLFTPGA, encoded by the coding sequence ATGAAGGACCCCATTGCGCTCTCCGGCGCGCCCGGTTCGCCCTATACCCGCAAGATGCTGGCGGTGCTGCGCTACCGGCGCATTCCCTACCGCTTCCTGCCGGCGTCGGGTCCGGCGCTCGCCGGCCTGCCGCAGCCGAAGGTCTCGCTGCTGCCGACCTTCTACCTGCCCGACAAGAACGGCGAGCTGGCGGCGGTGACCGACTCCAGCCCGATCATCCGCCGGCTGGAGCGCGAGCATGGCGGCCGCAGCCTGATCCCCGACGACCCGGCCCTGGCCTTCCTCGACGAGCTGATCGAGGACTATGCCGACGAGTGGCTGACCAAGGCCATGTTCCACTACCGCTGGGCCTATGAGGCCGACATCGCCAAGGCGGCGGCGATCCTGCCGTGCTGGCGCGGCTTCTGCGTGCCCGACGAGGAGTTGGCTGCGCGCGGCCGGCATTTCGCCGAGCGCCAGATCGGCCGCCTGCGCTATGTCGGCTCCAACTCGGTCACCGGGCCGCTGATCGAGGCGAGCTATCAGCGGTTCCTGGCGGCGTTCGAGGCGCACCTGCGCCACTGGCCCTATCTGCTCGGCCGCCGGCCGGGAGCGGGGGACTTCGCGGTGTTCGGACAGCTGACCCAGCTGGCGGCCTTCGATCCGACGCCCATGGCCCTGACCCTGCGCGCCGCGCCGCGCGTCGCCGCCTGGGTCGGGCTGATGGAAGACCTGTCGGGCCTGGAGCCGGACCAGGAGGACTGGATCGACCCCGCCGCGCCGCCGCCGACCTTGGCGCCCTTGCTGGCCGAAATCGGACGCGGCTACGTCCCGGTGATGCTCGCCAACGCGCAGGCGGTGATGGCCGGCGCGGCCGAGGTCGAGGCGAGCGTCGAGGGGCGGCCGTGGAGCCAGCAACCGTTCCCCTATCAGGCCAAATGCCTGCGTTGGCTGCGCGAGTCTCACGGCAAGCTCGACGTCGAGGCGCGCGATTTGGTCGACGCCCTGCTGGCCGGGACGGGCTGCGAAACACTGTTCACCCCTGGAGCTTGA
- a CDS encoding TetR/AcrR family transcriptional regulator — MSQERSADGRRRRGEDNRARIVAAMLEIIQEGEVSPSAEQVAERADVGLRTVFRHFSDMDSLYSEMSEAIEQMMQAAVDRPFKSADPRERVVELVARRAAVFEKIAPFKRASDVLRHRSRFLEAGSERLVAALRMILVRELPPQVDPLTVETLDLLLSWESWARLRREQGLSPARARQVLEASVRRLLA, encoded by the coding sequence TTGAGTCAGGAACGGTCGGCGGACGGACGGCGGCGGCGGGGCGAGGACAACCGCGCCCGGATCGTTGCGGCCATGCTGGAGATCATCCAGGAGGGCGAGGTGTCGCCCAGCGCCGAGCAGGTCGCCGAGCGCGCCGACGTCGGCCTGCGCACCGTATTCCGGCACTTCAGCGACATGGACAGCCTCTATTCGGAGATGTCTGAGGCGATCGAGCAGATGATGCAGGCCGCGGTCGACCGGCCGTTCAAGTCGGCTGATCCGCGTGAGCGCGTCGTCGAACTGGTCGCCCGGCGCGCGGCGGTGTTCGAGAAGATCGCCCCGTTCAAGCGCGCTTCGGACGTCCTCCGTCACCGCTCTCGGTTCCTCGAGGCCGGCAGCGAACGGCTAGTGGCGGCGCTGCGCATGATCCTGGTGCGTGAACTGCCGCCGCAGGTCGACCCACTGACGGTCGAGACCCTCGACCTGCTGCTGAGTTGGGAAAGCTGGGCGAGGCTGCGGCGCGAGCAGGGGCTCAGCCCCGCCCGCGCGCGCCAGGTTCTGGAGGCCTCGGTTCGGAGGCTGCTCGCCTAG
- a CDS encoding aminotransferase class V-fold PLP-dependent enzyme, with the protein MKLTRRALVAAAAAGGAMAQSAAAAAPASPAPARLPAKDAFAKMPFTYLDAGSTHPMPLGARAALEEYLRYKSQDGTVSNYSVGAKETAMIAKFGELVGAAPDELSLIQSTTMGENLVIRALGIPESGGRIVTDALHFFGSFYTYGELGKAGMDVVTLPMTKDGRIDMGQMAAAVNDQTKLVSISAVSTTNGFAHDLKAVCDLAHAHGAYVYVDMVHAAGISPIDLRAAGVDFAAASSYKWLMGDFGLGFLYVRKEIQDKVKRPWWGYHQVNAFKSHVFPYDEPGPGAATYGMSPDAAGKFAMGTTSWTGVVQLDYSLGLIKDLGVPAIEAARQPLIRAVQTELRGRGYQPMTPLDSRTALVAFALKDARAKLGDLMKAANIRLTVSQNRFRVSLAVFNDMNDVDRLLSALPRTPPA; encoded by the coding sequence ATGAAGCTGACGCGCCGCGCCCTCGTCGCCGCCGCCGCCGCCGGCGGCGCCATGGCCCAGTCGGCCGCCGCGGCGGCCCCGGCGTCCCCCGCCCCGGCCCGGCTGCCGGCCAAGGACGCCTTCGCCAAGATGCCGTTCACCTATCTGGACGCCGGCTCGACCCACCCGATGCCGCTCGGCGCGCGTGCGGCGCTGGAGGAGTACCTCCGCTACAAGAGCCAGGACGGCACGGTATCGAACTACAGCGTCGGGGCCAAGGAAACGGCGATGATCGCCAAGTTCGGCGAACTGGTCGGCGCTGCGCCGGACGAGCTGTCGCTGATCCAGTCCACGACCATGGGCGAGAACCTGGTGATCCGCGCGCTGGGCATTCCCGAGAGCGGCGGGCGCATCGTCACCGACGCCCTGCACTTCTTCGGCTCGTTCTACACCTATGGCGAACTCGGCAAGGCCGGCATGGATGTCGTCACCTTGCCGATGACCAAGGACGGCCGCATCGACATGGGCCAGATGGCCGCCGCTGTGAACGACCAAACCAAGCTGGTCTCGATCAGCGCGGTCTCGACCACCAACGGCTTCGCGCACGACCTGAAGGCGGTCTGCGACCTGGCCCACGCCCACGGCGCCTACGTCTATGTCGACATGGTCCACGCAGCCGGGATCAGCCCGATCGACCTGCGCGCGGCCGGCGTCGATTTCGCCGCGGCGTCTTCCTACAAGTGGCTGATGGGCGATTTCGGCCTGGGCTTCCTCTATGTCCGCAAGGAGATCCAGGACAAGGTCAAGCGGCCGTGGTGGGGCTACCACCAGGTCAACGCCTTCAAATCCCACGTCTTCCCCTATGACGAGCCGGGCCCCGGCGCCGCCACCTACGGCATGTCGCCCGACGCGGCCGGCAAGTTCGCCATGGGCACGACCTCGTGGACCGGCGTCGTCCAGCTCGACTATTCGCTGGGCCTGATCAAGGACCTCGGCGTCCCGGCCATCGAGGCCGCGCGCCAGCCGCTGATCAGGGCCGTCCAGACCGAACTGCGCGGCCGCGGCTACCAGCCGATGACCCCGCTGGACTCGCGCACCGCCCTGGTCGCCTTCGCGCTCAAGGACGCCCGCGCCAAGCTCGGCGACCTGATGAAGGCCGCCAACATCCGCCTGACCGTCTCGCAGAACCGCTTCCGAGTCTCGCTGGCGGTGTTCAATGACATGAACGACGTCGACCGACTGCTGTCGGCGCTGCCACGGACCCCGCCCGCCTGA